Below is a genomic region from Apodemus sylvaticus chromosome 14, mApoSyl1.1, whole genome shotgun sequence.
AGTTTTACCTCTATTTGTGGTCCTCCTTGCCTATCGCCTACTGCATAACTGCAAGGAACTTGCTTTCTTCTGCAAGGGAGGTCAGCAAAGAACTCATATCCCCAATAGCCATGTTGGTGGTGCTCATGGACAGGGATGGGAATGGGAGGGATGCCCGTGGTGTGGTGAGACGGGAGGAGCTGTGGGAAAGGTTCTGAATGATACTTGGGCTCAAGGCCCCTGACATTAGGCTAGTATGGTCCCCATCATCTATGATAGCATCAAAATCAATCTGCACACCTTCTAGGTCATGACTCTCAAAGCTGTCAACTGTGCTTGTCACCTGGTTAGCACCTGGGGAAAGTAACTCAGAGTTTTCAGTGCCATTCCCCTGGAGCAGGCAGCTGGCATCTGAGAGGGAGAATGAGGCAGCTTTCCTGTCTTGCTGACTGAAGCCCATGGTCTGGTCATAGAACTGACCTGAATAATTCTGCATGTTAGAGCAGAGCTGCTGGGACTGACCTTGTGCCTCCATTTTGATGCTGTTCACCCTGCTGGTCTGACTCATGTCACTGAGCTGTCCTTGTTGCAGAGTGAGGCTGCCCCTTGGCACTGCCTGACGCCTGCTACCCCCATAGCTGGCACAGGGCTGGTAGCCCCTGATAACTGCCATACTCGATGGCTGGCTGCTATTGTCCTGGGTCCCTGGTAGGCAGCTCTCTGTCCCTTGATAGATGTTGATGTGTGAGGTAGCACCAACCTGCCCTAGTACCTGTTGACCAGGGCAGCTGGGCCCCTGGTGTTGCATGCTGCCACTGAGTAGCTGATGGCCAATGTATCCCTGTCCCATTTGATCTTGGGTTTGTATGCCATTCACTGTGTTGCCAGCTAACTCATTTGGTGCCACAGACAGGCCAAAATCTAGCAAACCCCCATTCTCTTGCAAGCTGTTGCCTTTCAGCTTGGacccttgaatcccagcaccacagGTACTGTCTAGAGCACTGGACGTCAGTGACTGCCTACTGAGCTGGCTCCCATACTGCTGGCTCTTATAGGGCTGTTCATGGAAAGTATTTCCATTGGTGCCAAGTCCATCCCCACTGTGGATTACAAAGTGCTCTGGGCCATTGAAGGTACTGCCATTCTCCCCGAGGGTCTGATATCCCCCAGCTGGGCCAGTGCCAACCTTCCACAGATTCTGTGGGTGTACCGCCATATTGTTGTATAACCCAAAGCCTCGAGCTTGCTGTACGCTAGGACGCTGAGCACATTTCAGCTTGGAGGATGACAGATCAGAACTTCCAGAACTGACCTCATTCCACTGGATGGGCAAATCAGTTTTACTGCCCTCAGAGCAGGGCTGCTCCAGAGCTGGGTACTGCTGGCCAACATGGCTGTCTGGAAGCCCTGGTAAGTCCAAGTCCTCTGGCTCATGGGCTACTTTGCTATCTTCAGAGATGGCACTCTGCAATGGCTGCCCATACCCTGTTTGGTTCTGGGAATTTAAATACTGTACCAAGTCATCTGGCAGGAAATCTTCATCATTCAAGTTAGCATCAGCATCCATAGACAGAGCCTCCAGGGCAACATTCTCTGTGATGCTGGGGGGGCAAGGGGATGCTTGGGAGTACCGGGGTTGGCTGCTCTCCTGCCGGGTATAATTTTGCAGCACTAAGCTACGCTTTTCCACGGATGGAGGCAAATTTGGAGGATTAAAGCTATTGAGGCTGCTGAAGCGCTGAACCCTGGGAAGTGACATGTTCTCCGAGACTGTTCTCACAGGGTCGCTGGCTCTCCTCACACTGTTCGCTAGTGCGTCATGAGGCATCAGGTGACGCCCTCTGTATGTGTGGCCTCCCCCATCACTGCATCTCCGAGGAGGATGGACTGGAGGCAGGGTCACGCCtgagtccctcccctcccctagcaAGGCCATCCTGGTTTTCAGGCTCAGCTTTTCCATGTGGGGCAGAGGTGTGGGTGGTGGGCCACCAGTGGCAGCAGCGTACTTGGCCTTAAGGCGGTATTGCTGCACGGGGGTGAGGCTGAGCAAACTGGGCAGCCCGTCACCCTGGCTGGCCTCGCTGGATCTCCTCGAAGCATCTGTGGAGATGGGATCGTAGGAGTCGGCCACACTCACATTCTGGGGTCGCCCTTCAGCCTGTGATGCCTCGCTGGACCGGCGGCTGGAAAAGCAGGGGGAGATGCCCGAGGATCTGCGGCTGCTCAGGTAGGCAGAGCTGATAgtgctggtgttgctgtctctccTGTTGAGTGTGTTCAGCACTGTGAAGTCTACACCTGACAGGTCACTTCTGCTCGGGAGGAGTGTCCCGGGCCCACCCGAACTATAGTTGTTATTGGATTGTGTGCCTGGAGGGGATGCACATACGGaggggagagagatggaaagGTAAACACAGTTTAAGTCAGGTGCCGACATCATTTATAGTTCCTTGAACTAGGCAAACTAATAAAATTTTCTTGGTTTTATGTTTTAGGAGACTAGAGTTGAGGCACTAACCACAAACACACTTATTGTGGAGGTTTTTCTTGCCCTACTTGAACCCAAGCAATTACAATTTCTTCATCAAAATCTGAGTTCCTcacattttaatctttttattccAGTATTATTCTGCTACCATTTTCAAAATATGGACCATCTGGAAAAGCAGGGCAAATGCTTCAACATCAGCACAGGTTATATAGTCTAGCCTCAGTTTAGGATCTGTGGAGAAACTAACAAATGTAAAACCAAGTGTTCCAGTTGGTCATTTGGTGTGTTCTGGCCACACTGAGAGGGAAAGAAATAGCCTGAGCAGGAAGACAATGGTCTCGCGTGGGACTTACCATTTCCTATGAGAGGAGATACCGCAGGGGCTTTGGACGGTAGAATAGGGTTCAGTCTTGGAAACATTCCATTCACTTGTTTTAGCCTTTCAAGTTTGATATGCTCCATCCATTTGGTCCCTGCCGGGTTTCTCCTGGCTTGCAAAGCAAGGGCTGTGGTTGCCGTGGAAATGGTCGAGTCCATGATCGGGGTTTCATCGATGGCACTGAGGTCTGCTACACTACCTCCATCAGTCAGAGGAAGCTCGAGCCCACTGTTGGAATAGTTGCTGATGGGGGACTGTTGGCTGCTGCATGAAGACTGACCACCAGGGCTTGGCTGAGATGTCTATTGGGTCAAGAAGAAAGGAACCAAATGACATCAGGAAGGGTAAGGGAGAGAAAGCCAAAATGACAGTTCATGCAAGCTAAAACCTTCAGGTTATTAGCAGGTTAAATGAGAAGGAAAACTATGTGTTGGTGGATGTTTGGGCCAAAATGAGAATGGCCCACCAACCAGGCTGATACACAAGGGGAGGTGATGGATGGCAGAGGATGCTAGATGTGCTGTGATCAGAGCTATCAGccaggagaccctgtttcaaatgcCAATTATGGGAACATACTTCCTCATTTTCAATTCTATCTCCAGGACATTATTAACCATTCACTACAACagaatctttatgtatataatggGATTAATTCTTAACAGATCAATTATTACTGGAAATGAATATAAATCTCAGTGAGTACCTAAGTATAAAGACCTGACAAAGTTAAAGATGAGGTCACAAGCTTTGGTAATTATTATTGTTCCAACTGGGGTTCATTTTGCTGAGCATGCATATAGGGgattttcataaaatactttATCTCCTTCCAAGAAGACCCCTCTAGGCTTCAAATTACTTGATGTTTTTCCTGCTTGCCTCACTTTGCTAGTGTTATAGACCTTCAACCAGGGTCTGAATCAAGGTGGCTGTAACCGGTAAAACATCAATCATTTTGCTCCTGTCACACTCAGGAGGGAAGATAGGCTGCAATGGATAGTAGCCCTGAGTTTGTAGAATTATTTTGTGGTTCCTCTTGGTGTTTGCCTCTCTTAGTATGATCTCCTAATCTTAACCAAACAGATGCTGGAAGAGAACTATGTAACTAATGAAAACTTATTCCTAATGACTAGTCTCAATCAAAGAGCCAGGGCTTATGGAATAGTAGGTGGAAAGTCTGCCCAGCTCAGGGTCTGGGGAGTGCCATGTGAACGGACCTATGGCACACAGGGTAGTTCTCACACTGCACAACTAGTTTGTCTATCGAAAACTGCAAGGGTACCTACTGATGAAGTCACATCACAAAAGCTGTGTTCAGAAAAGTTCACTGGCCACTGAAAGTCCTAATATTTAGACCCCCAAGATGGCTAATCTGAGCCTCTGCAGTAACCCCTCCAGTGTTCCTATAGAAACTGGATCCTCTAACGGCAAGTAAAAGACTCACTCAGGGATTCTCAGGTGGGATGAACAAGGTTGCTTAGAAAGTATCTGTAGAGGGAACTCTCTCGGGGAGCCTTGTAGCTCTATTTACTTTCACATTCATTTGCATGAATTCAAGCAGATGTATACTTTCTCAGCAAGTGCCACATGGCACAGTAACTTCAACCTGGGCAACCAAGCAGAGCTAAGAAAGATTTATAAAACGGATTATGAGTATGAAGATTATTAATTATTTTGCCTTGGCAAAGTATTGAGGTATCAACTCTTCAGAGGTTCTAGGAGGCTTTGGGTAACTTTCATTCCtcaacataatacacacacacacacacacacacacacacacacatatatacatatatatatatatatataaatacatatatatacatatataaatacatatatatacataaatacatacatacatatatacacacatacacacacatatacacatacatgcacagatcTGTGTATAGgattatgcacacacatatgccaccAAACAGGTAAGAAGACACAGGCACTTATAATCAGAAAACTACTTATATGCACTCATTGAATGGAGGTTAAGTTGCTAACAAATTTATCTAGGTCTTTTTCAAAGAACACAGTATATATCTAATCCCACACTTGAATTTATGCTAATCAAGATAGTAATTAAACAGAATTTGAGAACAACTGCTTGGTTGGCCCAGTTTGACTTATTATGAAGTCCCAGGCAAAGTAACAATGAGTCATCACCTGACTTCACAGCTTTCACATGCTATGTTCAAGGCACAGAGCTGCGTAATGCTCACCAAGGATATCACAATGCCATAAAAACCAAAGGAAGATGAAATGGGAAGAAAGTTTGcatgttaaaatgaaaaaaaaaatagagaagccAAAAATCCCTCACCTTATTACCCACTGTCCTTAGGAAGTGAGAACAAGACATTTGGGAGCAATAGACAGAAGAGGTGTTGCATtaataagaaaaaggaagaaagaatttaatttatAGCATGATGACCAACTTAAAgacatgttttaaaagaaattatattagaaatgtaATGTTCATTAATAAGTGTCTGTGAAGGTATCTGGTATTTAATGCCTATGAGCACAACAGCATCTGTTGGGGAAACAGGATCCTGTGATTCACTTCAAggatcttcaattttctcacctGGAAATATACAGTTCGGTCTTCAGCTGTTTGAATTCTATCTTTATAATCtaatttttctataaatattcaCATGCCAAGTCATTTAAAGAGATACTGCGTACAATTCTGGCAACTCTCTTTTTTTGATGCAGTAGAAGTTATCTTGGGTTGCAGTGACATGCAGATCCAGTCCCTGTCTCCACTCTCCCTGTTCTGCACTGTGACCCTTAATACAAGAGCTGTTAAGCCCATGATCATACACTAATCTTGCCCTTGCCCTATTCCCCCTTCGCTCTGGCAAATCCCACAACTGGtggctctgtctccctccccttccccttccccttccccttccccaggaGGCACTTGCTCTCCCTGTCTGAGTGCTGAATTGTGTCCTCAGGGCCTCTGGCCTTGGAGCACATTGCTAATTCCCCTTCCCTAGCCCCCTCcttctatgtgttttcctctctgTACATCCCACTGAACTGTAAAGTCCCAAAGAATAAGGACTTCAGCTTATTCATCTTGGGGTCAACAGGGCAAGGAAGACAGAAAACTTATTTGTAGAAAGGCTCAAGGAATTATGCTCTACAGAGTAGCCACGTTGAAGacactgtgtctgtctgccaCAAGTGGTACAGCTATGGATCCGTTTTAAAAGTCAGGTAAGAATCTTAGAAGCTCTCCCTGAGCAAAAATACCGACTAAGCAGATTAACTTCGAGTGAGCAGTCTCAATCGAATAAGAGTGGCCAGCTACAATGAAGGGGGAGAGCGCTGTCCCTCGCCCTGTTCATCTGGGTTTTTCTTAACGAGTCTGGTTGGCTCCGGGAGAACAGGAGAGTGAATGACATACCATGGGCTTTTCAGCCTTGACCGTCTTCACCTGGAGGCATTCTTCCCGCTTTGAGGTAGTgttgctcagctccttctgctCACCAAATGCTCCCTGAGTTGGCCGGCCAGGGGACCTGGACTGCGAATGGCTGCCAGAGTCTCTCGGGGGTGGAGGCCGAGGGTGCATGTCCCCACGCTGCTTCTTGGTGACATGAGCCTCAGGGCCGTGCACAGTCTTCACATGTTTCCGGAGAGAGCTGGGGTCTGTGTAGCGCTTGGTGCAGCCAGGGATTTTGCATACATACGGTTTCTAGCAAATTCCACAAAAAAGGAATTATTGATGAATGGCAATAAAAGTGATTATGACTTAGCAGCTGCTCATTTACAATTCTAATTCTTTCAAAGGCACTTGCAGAGCATTCAGGTAGCTCTCAGGTCTAATGACTTAGAAAGCCTATTTGGATATTGCTCAGTGTCCATAGAATCTAGCTTAATAGGTATCATTTAGAGAGCTCTGCAAGTGGTAATAGTGTATAAATTGCCTTTACATTGTCGGAAGCCTTTATGCTGTGAGTGGGAATATCACAGCTCTCCATCTACTGATGATGATAATGGAGAGAGGCTCACAGGAAGATGCTATCAGGACAATTTTATACACCTTACAGGAGGTGCTCTGTATGAAGAAATTTATTATCTTGGTTCTGAGATATAATAATCCGTTGCTTTGAAAAACGTGCTATTTGTACACAGATATTataataagaagaaataaaactaagCTGCCCAGAGCTGTTCACATGTTGTTTAACTAAATGTGTTCATTTGGGTAGCTGGGTAGCCTTACAACTGTTTGGGGTTCAGATGTAAAAATCCTCAGATGTTCTCTGGTCCCTAAATTTCAGACTATCCACTCACCCATTCCATACACCACTCAAGGCTTGAGGGATTTATGGAAGACCAGGACTCCCTCCCAATCTGCTTGCCTCAGACTTTCCCAGTCTACACATGGCAGAACTACTTCctgctaattttattttctccctgaGTCATCTCCATCATGCTTCCTGATACAGTTATAAACACTGGGACAGTTATAACAAACTATTTATATAGGTCACACAACTGGTCCCTTTGTTAATTAACAATGCCAGAATGGTGATTTTGTTTCCTTGCCTTCCAAAATAGTAGAGTTATGGGATGCTGGGATAAGTAAAGTCAGTTCTGCTTGCCTAAGGGCTCTACATCCACAATCTTTCAGACTGAAAACACTAAAACTTCACACCTGTAGTCTGAAAACTTTATGCGTGTAGTAATCATGAAATAGATATCTCTTGTTGCTATTCCCTAAACAATACAGCAGCTATTTACATAGCATTTACAATGCAGCAGGCATTAGATATAATTGGAAATATGagagggtatgtgtgtatgtatgtatatacatgtatgtgtgtatgtatgtatgtatgtatatcagaTTCTGGTGTGGGTACGGGTTCTGGACATGATCCCTTGCTGAAAGCATGAGAAGATTATATACTTCCATCTCTGTATACCAGAAGCTAGTATATAAGAAATCATCATGAAAAGTGTGGTTAAAATAATATCTCTTATCCTTGCTGAACATCTTGTCTTGCAGAATGCATGTCTAAAAGATGCTTTTTCACTAAAAGCCTAAGGCCAGAATGAGAGCAACCTAAAATGCCGAAATTCTGTAATGTAGAGAAGTGAAGATTTCATACATTATCTTGAGAGACTTTACCTTCAAATGTAAGATTCAGTTGGATAGGATTGATTCCCATTAACTACAAATTATGTCTACTCAGGAGCTCGGTGATTTGCCGCATATACATGATGACATGAGAGTACAGGATTCCATGCATTAGGGACAGAAGAATGGCTCTGACAGTTAGTGCCATTACCTTTGGGTGTTTGTACATCAACCCTGTGCTTACTCAGGGCACTGATGGGACAGGAGGCTCCACCAGCAGAGTGCCTGATGCAGGTGTGTGGGCAAGAGGTGGGAGGACAATGACAGCGTACTGGACAGGGACAAGAAGAACTACACTTCCtataaacacatgcatgtgcatgttaaGATTAGCCTGGAAATGAGTTCACAGCTGATGGGCAGTGAGCACGAAGACGTACATCAGAACTAGCATTTTCAAGACCAATGGCATACATCAGCAAACCTGTGACTATGTACTCTTGCATATGAACATGCGTGTTAAATGTCACCTACAAAACCCCATAAGAACACAGGTTCTGGAAgtttctgctaaaaaaaaaagaaaacaaaaaacaaataaccacaACTCTGGAGCTTGTGATAGCAATAAAATGTCAAGATAATAGCAGATGCACTAAGGGGTCAGCTTTTCATGTCCTGGACATTCAACCCCAGGCATGATGGTTACCATTTTGACTTGCATATTCACATACCTTTGGAAAGCAGCTGATGCATTTTCTCCCAACTATACAATTTTTTCAAAGAGAGGACTAAGTTCTTTTTCTATAGCCTACACTAGCTGTGAATTCTCTCACCCCAGCttcccagttgctgggattatagcatTGAGCTAACAATCccagaaaaattttatttttcactgggcagtgatggtgcacacctttaatcccagcacttgggaggcagaggcaggtggattactgagttggaggccagcctggtctacagagtgagttccaaaacagccaaggctacacagagaaaccctgtctcaaaaaaaattttttttttcattgaacatCAAATGAGTGCTACTATATGCAAGATTCCTGCACACAAAGATATTCAATCTCAATGAATTTAAGATCCTTTGTGGAATCCTTTATATTTTGTATCCAGAATCTTCTTTTCTGGTAGGAAAAAAATGTGACCATGTAATATGTAAAAACATAGTATAAAGAATGAATCCTAAAGATGTAGACAATTTAGGACTTCTATTTGGGTAGAGATAATCCTGGGAGGTGTGTCGGTTATTAAAATCTGGGCTTCTTTCCCATCCCATGTGTACCTAAGGTGCCTGTAACTGCATATGGTCCACAGTAAACCGTTGCTCAACAGAGCCTTTCTCATGAGGAAGTACTTTAGCTAGGTAGCAAAAACGAAGAATGAGATTGTATGCAACAAAGCAATGACAAGATGATGCCTGAAAAAGGTCCTGCTCATGAGTGGTCTGGAGCATGGGCATAAATGTGGCTCCAGGAGGAATGCAAGCTGTCTGATCTACAATGAGGAATCCTTTCAGAGGCCGCTGCTATACAGCCCAGGGGCCCTGAAGGAGCAAGGACAGCGTCATAGAAAATGCCATGACAGCTTTTCTGTTACGTAAGGGACTTGCTGTCCAGATCTACCCTGCAGAATTCTTAGCTCTACCCAACATAGCAAAAAGTCTTCACACATAACTTCTTTGCTTAGCAAATAAGAGAAGTCAGAAGTAAGACAATAAATAAACACAAGTGAGTACCAGGATTTATTTAGGATGGACTGACTTGACTTACAAGAATCTGGATTTTCAGGACAGGCCTATCTTCTGTATATGTGAAACTGTGCCAGCTTCCATATTCAAAACCAAAGAGCCCCATGCATGTTATAGAGAAAAATGACTTGAGTGTTTGTGAATGAATCTTAATTAAGATAACCCATTTAAATACCTTAATCAAGGTAACCCATTTAAATAAGTTGTTCACTCCTGGTAATAACATTATTGCCCAAGTCATCTTCCAGTTTCCTGAGATGTTTAATTCTCATATAATCCTGTATTTGTTAACCTCacccaagaaaaaaataaataactagacCATACCTAAAATAAgtagatgtgtatgtatgttttaagttcataaaatgaaaatctatgtATTTGTACATCCCAGTCTCAATATACTCAATGACCAAATTTCTCTACAGCAGGAAAGTTGGGCCTAAACTCTACAAAAGGAATGAATGCCTTCTTTTACTTAAGTATATGAAAGATAGCTAATTTAATTACTATGCTAATTGAAATTCCAAGCAAAGATTTTCAAACTCTATGAATTGAAATTGAGCTTGAGAGATCAACAACTGAGGACATTCTTAATGTTGTATAATAATTCCAGAACATTCCAGCACTCCAAAATCAGCAGTCTGCTATTCCCTCAGCCAAGTGTGGAGTTTAAAGTATGATCAGATCAGACTATCATTTTAGACAGTGTCGATTATCTCATAAAAGGTCATTTTAATCTGTTTTATTCTGTCACCAGGACTATTCCCCCTACCTCTGCTTAAAGCCTAACAGCTCCTAAGCAGAATGGCTCACTTGGTTTAGATACTGCAGGTTGTGAGACTAGCCTACAGCTGACGAAGTCATAATGGTCACTCGGAAGTCTCATACAGGCAAATTTATCCTTTTGCAACAATGTCTCAGATAAACCAAGGACACATTTTGCAGGCCTGAACTATGTGCTGTTAGTAATCCCATTTCTATCCAAAATGAGGGGAGCTTTTTTAGACTTTCAAGGGACAGTTTACACAGGAGCCAATATTTCAGCTATACCTCCCAAACAGAAGTTATATGTTTTTAGTCAGATATGCATCAAAGCCTAGCTTAAACAAATCTGCAACCATTTTTACACTTATCAGTAGTCTGGGGATAATTATCTAAAAATAATGGCAATACAACAGAAACCACTATGATGAAACTCTGTTCATTTTATCTTAAATAAAAGACTTAAATATTAACTGGGCTTATAAGAATAACTTCTAAGTTCCTCTGGAATTGAGATGCCTATAAATTGTATTTAAGCTGTGTGcttgatgaaaataattttagatatCATACATGTGATAAAACTGCTCTCtcctaaaaaacaaataaaattggaTGCTTTTGGGAGTGAGCTGTTTGTCACCTGCCAGTGTGATGATTCTGAATGTCTTTAGA
It encodes:
- the Gli3 gene encoding transcriptional activator GLI3, which encodes MEAQSHSSTTTERKKAENSIGKCPTRTDVSEKAVASSTTSNEDESPGQIYHRERRNAITMQPQSVQGLNKISEEPSTSSGDERASLIKKELHGSLPHLAEPSLPYRGTVFAMDPRNGYMEPHYHPPHLFPAFHPPVPIDARHHEGRYHYDPSPIPPLHVPSALSSSPTYPDLPFIRISPHRNPTAASESPFSPPHPYINPYMDYIRSLHTSPSLSMISAARGLSPTDAPHAGVSPAEYYHQMALLTGQRSPYAEILPSAATAGAGAIHMEYLHAMDSTRFPSPRLSARPSRKRTLSISPLSDHSFDLQTMIRTSPNSLVTILNNSRSSSSASGSYGHLSASAISPALSFSYPSAPVSLHMHQQILSRQQSLGSAFGHSPPLLHPAPTFPTQRPIPGIPTVLNPVQVSSGPSESSQSKPTSESAVSSTGDPMHTKRSKIKPDEDLPSPGSRGQQEQPEGTTLVKEEGDKDESKQEPEVIYETNCHWEGCTREFDTQDQLVHHINNDHIHGEKKEFVCRWLDCSREQKPFKAQYMLVVHMRRHTGEKPHKCTFEGCTKAYSRLENLKTHLRSHTGEKPYVCEHEGCNKAFSNASDRAKHQNRTHSNEKPYVCKIPGCTKRYTDPSSLRKHVKTVHGPEAHVTKKQRGDMHPRPPPPRDSGSHSQSRSPGRPTQGAFGEQKELSNTTSKREECLQVKTVKAEKPMTSQPSPGGQSSCSSQQSPISNYSNSGLELPLTDGGSVADLSAIDETPIMDSTISTATTALALQARRNPAGTKWMEHIKLERLKQVNGMFPRLNPILPSKAPAVSPLIGNGTQSNNNYSSGGPGTLLPSRSDLSGVDFTVLNTLNRRDSNTSTISSAYLSSRRSSGISPCFSSRRSSEASQAEGRPQNVSVADSYDPISTDASRRSSEASQGDGLPSLLSLTPVQQYRLKAKYAAATGGPPPTPLPHMEKLSLKTRMALLGEGRDSGVTLPPVHPPRRCSDGGGHTYRGRHLMPHDALANSVRRASDPVRTVSENMSLPRVQRFSSLNSFNPPNLPPSVEKRSLVLQNYTRQESSQPRYSQASPCPPSITENVALEALSMDADANLNDEDFLPDDLVQYLNSQNQTGYGQPLQSAISEDSKVAHEPEDLDLPGLPDSHVGQQYPALEQPCSEGSKTDLPIQWNEVSSGSSDLSSSKLKCAQRPSVQQARGFGLYNNMAVHPQNLWKVGTGPAGGYQTLGENGSTFNGPEHFVIHSGDGLGTNGNTFHEQPYKSQQYGSQLSRQSLTSSALDSTCGAGIQGSKLKGNSLQENGGLLDFGLSVAPNELAGNTVNGIQTQDQMGQGYIGHQLLSGSMQHQGPSCPGQQVLGQVGATSHINIYQGTESCLPGTQDNSSQPSSMAVIRGYQPCASYGGSRRQAVPRGSLTLQQGQLSDMSQTSRVNSIKMEAQGQSQQLCSNMQNYSGQFYDQTMGFSQQDRKAASFSLSDASCLLQGNGTENSELLSPGANQVTSTVDSFESHDLEGVQIDFDAIIDDGDHTSLMSGALSPSIIQNLSHSSSRLTTPRASLPFPSLSMSTTNMAIGDMSSLLTSLAEESKFLAVMQ